A single Pedobacter sp. PACM 27299 DNA region contains:
- the lipB gene encoding lipoyl(octanoyl) transferase LipB codes for MNKKVAFIDWGLTDYQESWEKQEQIFNDTIAVKTGNRNNGTELETPNYLVFVEHPHVYTLGKSGHPENLLLDEQGLIEKEATYYKINRGGDITYHGPGQIVGYPILDLDNFFTDIHLYLRTLEDAIILTLKDYGIESGRSPGFTGVWLDADTDKARKICAMGVRCSRWVTMHGFAFNVNADLNYFKNIVPCGIDDKDVTSMERELGRKLDMEEVKGKLKGHIASLFQMELF; via the coding sequence ATGAATAAGAAAGTAGCATTCATAGATTGGGGACTAACTGATTATCAGGAATCCTGGGAGAAGCAGGAACAGATTTTTAACGACACAATTGCGGTAAAAACCGGTAACCGGAACAATGGGACGGAACTGGAAACCCCCAATTACCTCGTTTTTGTAGAGCATCCTCATGTGTATACACTTGGAAAAAGCGGACATCCGGAAAATCTATTGCTGGACGAGCAGGGGCTGATCGAAAAAGAAGCTACTTATTATAAGATCAACCGTGGCGGAGACATTACCTATCATGGCCCTGGTCAGATTGTGGGTTATCCGATTCTTGACCTTGATAATTTTTTCACAGACATTCATCTTTACCTGCGCACACTGGAGGATGCCATTATACTGACGCTAAAAGACTATGGTATTGAGTCCGGCAGATCGCCCGGCTTTACTGGTGTCTGGCTGGATGCAGATACAGATAAGGCACGTAAAATATGTGCTATGGGAGTAAGGTGCAGCAGATGGGTCACTATGCATGGCTTCGCTTTCAATGTCAATGCCGACCTCAATTACTTCAAAAATATTGTCCCTTGTGGCATAGACGATAAAGACGTGACTTCTATGGAACGTGAATTGGGACGCAAACTGGACATGGAAGAAGTGAAAGGAAAACTGAAAGGACATATTGCCAGTCTTTTTCAAATGGAGTTATTCTAA
- a CDS encoding 4'-phosphopantetheinyl transferase family protein: MPVVFNKNIDENTILAVWKIEETEEQLLSGLQLKQHELDFISSLSNGKRLLHWLSTRVLLRTMLNTSEYIDCQMDEHGKPFLPNLDYHISLSHSYDYAAVIIGKNRKVGVDIELIKHKIKSIRHKFLSDIELAQKQIGDNINGLYVCWCAKEAIYKWNGRKGLEFKQDIYIKPFKLKNEGSLNALVTLPEGMKELTVNYFKTADGYMLGYVVA; encoded by the coding sequence ATGCCCGTAGTTTTTAATAAAAATATTGACGAGAATACCATACTTGCCGTATGGAAAATCGAAGAGACCGAAGAGCAGCTGCTTTCCGGCCTACAATTGAAACAGCATGAGCTGGATTTTATTTCCTCTTTAAGCAACGGGAAACGCCTGCTGCACTGGTTAAGTACCCGTGTGCTGCTGAGAACCATGCTGAATACTTCTGAATATATTGATTGTCAGATGGATGAGCATGGGAAGCCCTTTCTGCCCAACCTTGATTACCACATCTCGCTGAGTCATTCTTATGATTATGCAGCGGTGATTATCGGTAAAAACAGGAAAGTTGGCGTAGATATCGAGTTGATCAAACATAAAATCAAAAGTATCAGACATAAGTTTCTTTCTGATATTGAGCTGGCTCAAAAGCAAATTGGTGACAACATCAATGGCCTGTATGTTTGCTGGTGTGCCAAAGAAGCCATCTATAAATGGAATGGCAGAAAAGGCCTAGAGTTTAAGCAGGACATTTACATTAAACCTTTCAAATTAAAGAATGAAGGTAGTTTGAATGCCCTGGTGACACTTCCTGAAGGGATGAAAGAGCTGACCGTGAATTACTTTAAAACTGCTGACGGCTACATGCTGGGTTATGTAGTCGCTTAA
- the dcd gene encoding dCTP deaminase has protein sequence MILSDKRILEEIEKGTIIIEPFKPECLGTNSYDVHLGKYLATYTDRVLDAKAHNKIENFEIPKDGFVLQPGTLYLGVTLEYTETHAHVPFLEGKSSTGRLGIDIHATAGKGDVGFCNTWTLEISCAQPVRIYAGMPIGQLIYFAVDGEIETMYNNKGDAKYNNKTTKPVESMMWKNEF, from the coding sequence ATGATACTTTCCGACAAACGAATTCTCGAAGAAATTGAGAAGGGTACCATCATAATTGAACCTTTTAAGCCCGAATGCCTGGGTACAAACTCCTATGACGTACATTTAGGCAAATACCTGGCCACTTATACCGATAGAGTACTGGATGCAAAGGCACATAATAAAATTGAAAACTTTGAAATTCCTAAAGACGGATTTGTGCTGCAGCCAGGTACACTCTACCTGGGCGTAACCCTGGAATATACAGAAACTCATGCGCATGTTCCATTCCTGGAAGGTAAATCGAGTACTGGCCGTCTGGGTATCGACATCCATGCCACAGCCGGAAAAGGAGATGTAGGTTTCTGCAATACTTGGACGCTGGAAATTTCCTGCGCGCAGCCTGTAAGAATTTATGCAGGAATGCCAATTGGACAACTGATCTATTTTGCTGTAGATGGGGAAATTGAAACCATGTACAACAATAAAGGAGATGCAAAATATAACAACAAGACCACTAAACCGGTGGAGAGCATGATGTGGAAAAACGAGTTCTAA
- a CDS encoding TonB-dependent receptor plug domain-containing protein, with the protein MKRKLLYPLLLITGVFLAFASGVLNDNFDVLLERMKEFNLKNPQEKVHLHLDKPYYAIGDNIWFKAYLLNSSSQEPSDISKLLYVELINEKDSVQQQLKLPVLGGISWGNFSLPDTLAEGNYRIRAYTQWMRNAGTEFFFDKTIKIGYSWTNKVFTNTNYSYSKEDKGEKMAANISFKDKEGAPYTGKEVRYEVILDSKSFLKGKATTNEKGEIALSILNNRPDLNKRGKIVATINLGEDQKVTREIPIIATSKSIDVQFFPESGNLIEGLPTKMAVKAVNSSGLGENITGVIVDQTGIEINRFETKHLGMGNFVINPQGGVRYIAKVKFADGSEKDFNLPIVQSTGYTMAVTGTDKDKLTIKIMRSADLTGPAKLRLVGQHDGNVIFSPIVSMADQLATITIPKKELTEGILQLSLFSEDNKPIAERLAFIYNPADRVTVQLSTEKKVYTKREKVDIQLNSTFNGAPVQGMFSVAVTNNNAVKPEPDTESNILSNLLLTSDLIGYIEKPNYYFNEEGPEVIKNMDNLMLTQGWSRILWKNVINNTPPIIKFQPEKSLGFSGTIVNYGGKPVPNTKVTLLSTASGFFTLDTLTDAQGKFNFDRLLFLDDPKFIIQARTAKGKTRLDVKMDVVPGQIVTKSKNTGDIEINVNEALSAYLKQSNNYFDDQSKRGLLQKVLQLKEVKITQEKPKVKNSQNLNGSGRADAVITAEQLSTCPQLSMCLQGRVAGLIITNGKAYLSRNGGRIPMAIVLDGMPLQDADLDFINVPDIETIEVLKSIGNTAIYGSNGAGGVLVITTKRGVGNFSAVPTPGLIVFNPKGYSVPKDFYSPKYDVPQPGSATDFRSTVYWGPQLLSDAAGKTNFTFFNTDEAGTYRVVLEGMDLMGHLARTVYTYEVK; encoded by the coding sequence ATGAAACGTAAATTGCTGTATCCCCTTTTGTTAATCACCGGTGTGTTCCTCGCTTTTGCGTCGGGAGTCCTGAACGATAACTTTGATGTCCTCCTCGAAAGAATGAAGGAGTTCAATCTGAAGAATCCTCAGGAAAAGGTCCACCTCCATCTGGACAAGCCTTATTATGCCATAGGCGATAACATTTGGTTTAAAGCCTACCTCCTCAATAGCAGCAGTCAGGAACCATCAGATATTAGCAAATTGCTATATGTTGAACTCATTAACGAAAAGGATTCTGTACAGCAGCAATTGAAACTTCCCGTACTGGGCGGCATTTCCTGGGGAAACTTTAGCCTGCCAGACACCTTAGCAGAAGGAAATTACAGGATCCGCGCCTATACCCAGTGGATGAGAAATGCCGGTACGGAGTTCTTCTTCGACAAAACCATCAAAATAGGGTACTCCTGGACCAATAAAGTCTTCACCAATACCAATTATAGCTATAGTAAAGAAGATAAAGGGGAAAAGATGGCTGCAAACATCAGCTTCAAAGACAAAGAAGGAGCCCCTTATACCGGGAAAGAAGTCAGGTATGAAGTGATCCTGGATTCCAAAAGTTTTCTCAAAGGCAAAGCAACTACCAATGAAAAGGGAGAAATAGCGCTGAGCATTCTCAACAACCGACCGGACCTCAATAAACGGGGAAAGATTGTTGCCACAATCAACTTGGGAGAAGACCAAAAAGTAACCCGTGAAATTCCAATCATAGCCACTTCCAAATCAATTGATGTGCAGTTTTTCCCGGAAAGTGGAAACCTGATAGAAGGACTGCCTACCAAAATGGCAGTAAAAGCCGTCAATTCCTCAGGCCTGGGCGAGAATATCACTGGGGTCATTGTGGACCAGACTGGCATAGAGATCAATCGTTTTGAAACTAAACACCTGGGCATGGGCAACTTCGTCATCAATCCTCAGGGCGGCGTCAGGTACATCGCCAAAGTGAAATTTGCGGATGGCTCAGAAAAAGACTTTAACCTGCCAATCGTACAAAGTACAGGTTATACGATGGCCGTCACTGGCACCGACAAAGACAAGCTGACGATCAAGATTATGAGAAGCGCCGACCTGACTGGCCCTGCAAAGCTCAGACTCGTTGGTCAGCATGATGGCAATGTGATCTTCAGCCCTATTGTTTCTATGGCGGACCAGCTTGCCACCATCACCATTCCTAAAAAAGAACTGACGGAAGGCATCTTACAGCTCAGTCTATTTTCTGAAGACAACAAACCTATTGCCGAGCGACTTGCTTTTATTTATAATCCTGCAGACCGGGTCACTGTACAGTTGAGTACCGAGAAGAAAGTCTATACAAAAAGAGAAAAAGTAGACATCCAGCTTAACAGTACCTTTAATGGGGCACCAGTACAAGGCATGTTCTCCGTTGCGGTAACCAATAATAATGCGGTGAAACCTGAGCCGGACACGGAAAGCAATATCCTCAGCAACCTATTACTCACCTCCGACCTGATTGGCTATATTGAAAAACCCAATTATTACTTTAATGAAGAAGGACCAGAGGTGATCAAAAACATGGACAATCTGATGCTGACGCAAGGATGGAGCAGAATCCTATGGAAAAATGTCATCAACAACACTCCTCCGATCATCAAATTTCAACCGGAAAAATCTTTGGGCTTTAGCGGAACGATTGTCAATTATGGAGGTAAACCTGTACCAAATACCAAAGTAACACTCCTCTCTACAGCCAGTGGATTCTTCACACTGGATACTTTAACAGATGCACAGGGAAAGTTTAACTTCGACCGGTTACTTTTCCTTGATGATCCTAAATTCATCATTCAGGCAAGAACCGCTAAGGGAAAGACCCGACTGGATGTTAAAATGGATGTGGTTCCCGGACAGATTGTGACGAAGAGCAAAAATACTGGAGACATAGAAATCAACGTTAATGAAGCATTGTCTGCCTACTTAAAACAAAGCAATAACTATTTTGATGACCAGAGTAAACGCGGTCTCCTGCAAAAAGTATTACAATTAAAAGAAGTGAAAATCACCCAGGAAAAACCAAAGGTCAAAAACTCACAGAATTTAAATGGCAGCGGAAGAGCGGATGCGGTGATTACTGCCGAACAACTCTCTACCTGTCCGCAACTTTCCATGTGTTTACAAGGCCGTGTTGCCGGACTGATCATTACCAATGGGAAAGCTTACCTATCCAGAAATGGGGGTAGAATACCAATGGCGATCGTTCTGGATGGAATGCCTTTACAGGATGCGGACCTTGACTTCATCAACGTCCCTGATATTGAAACGATTGAAGTCCTTAAATCTATCGGAAATACCGCCATTTATGGCTCCAATGGTGCAGGAGGTGTATTGGTAATCACCACGAAGCGCGGAGTTGGCAATTTTTCAGCCGTACCTACACCGGGGCTCATCGTTTTTAACCCTAAAGGTTATTCCGTTCCAAAAGATTTCTATTCGCCTAAATATGATGTTCCTCAACCTGGCAGCGCGACAGATTTCAGGTCTACCGTATATTGGGGGCCGCAGCTGCTCAGCGATGCTGCAGGAAAAACTAATTTCACGTTCTTTAATACCGATGAAGCAGGTACTTACAGAGTCGTTCTGGAAGGAATGGACCTAATGGGCCACCTGGCGAGAACGGTCTACACTTATGAAGTAAAATAA
- a CDS encoding enoyl-CoA hydratase/isomerase family protein yields MNTIKVTIKDHLALITLDRGRSNALNREMITELNDLLNSISSDPNIAGVIITGKENFFSAGLDLIELYSYSEEEAESFWHLFLDFTANITAFRKPLVAAINGHSPAGGCVIALACDYRIMSEGKAIIGLNEVPVGIIVPGSIFSLYSFWIGTAHATRSLLEGKLFSPEEALKIGLVDELINPESILTAAERKIRKYMAMERNTWEQSKLNIRKDLIAATRANQTEALAIMLKQWWAPTTRNILKTIIDNLQKK; encoded by the coding sequence ATGAATACGATAAAAGTCACTATAAAAGATCATTTAGCACTGATTACCCTAGACCGTGGAAGGTCCAACGCTTTAAACCGAGAAATGATCACGGAATTGAATGACCTGCTGAACAGCATCTCTTCAGACCCTAATATTGCAGGAGTGATCATCACTGGAAAAGAGAATTTCTTCTCTGCAGGCCTGGATTTAATTGAGTTATACAGTTATTCAGAGGAAGAAGCAGAATCTTTCTGGCACCTTTTTCTTGACTTTACGGCCAATATTACGGCTTTCCGTAAGCCACTGGTTGCGGCAATCAATGGCCACAGTCCGGCTGGCGGCTGCGTGATTGCCCTGGCCTGCGATTATAGAATCATGTCGGAAGGAAAGGCGATTATCGGTCTCAATGAAGTACCTGTGGGCATCATTGTACCCGGAAGCATTTTTAGCCTGTATTCGTTCTGGATTGGAACTGCCCATGCCACCAGAAGTCTGCTGGAAGGGAAACTTTTCAGTCCAGAGGAGGCACTTAAAATTGGTCTGGTAGATGAATTGATCAATCCGGAAAGCATCCTGACCGCAGCGGAACGCAAGATCAGAAAATATATGGCCATGGAAAGAAATACCTGGGAGCAAAGTAAGCTGAACATCAGAAAAGACCTGATTGCTGCCACTCGTGCCAACCAAACAGAAGCACTGGCCATTATGCTGAAACAATGGTGGGCACCAACCACCAGAAATATTTTGAAAACCATCATTGATAACCTGCAAAAAAAATAG
- a CDS encoding SDR family oxidoreductase yields MYNQPMLRDDALKGKTIVITGGGTGLGKAMGTYFLKLGANLVITSRKADVLEKTAAEMEKETGGKVLAVACDVREYEQVENVLAETLKTFGRADVLLNNAAGNFISPTERLSANAFSTVIDIVLKGSVNCTLAFGKHWIKEKQSATVLNIVTTYAFTGSAYVVPSACAKGGVLAMTRSLAVEWGKYGIRTNAIAPGPFPTKGAWERLLPGDLAEKFDFKNRVPLKRVGEHQELANLAAFLISDFAGYINGEVISIDGGEWLQGAGQFNGLEAIQDDMWDMFAQMTKSAKGS; encoded by the coding sequence ATGTACAATCAACCTATGTTAAGAGATGACGCTTTAAAAGGAAAAACGATCGTCATCACTGGTGGCGGAACCGGCCTTGGCAAAGCCATGGGCACCTATTTCCTGAAACTTGGTGCCAATCTGGTCATCACCAGCAGAAAAGCTGATGTGCTGGAAAAGACCGCTGCAGAAATGGAAAAAGAAACCGGTGGTAAAGTATTGGCCGTTGCCTGCGATGTTCGTGAATATGAACAGGTAGAAAATGTGCTTGCAGAAACACTGAAAACCTTTGGCCGTGCAGACGTCTTGCTGAATAATGCCGCAGGGAACTTTATATCCCCTACTGAACGTCTATCTGCCAATGCCTTTTCTACGGTAATTGACATTGTCCTGAAAGGTTCTGTAAACTGTACACTGGCCTTTGGCAAACACTGGATCAAAGAAAAACAGAGCGCTACCGTATTGAATATTGTCACTACCTATGCCTTTACCGGCTCTGCCTATGTGGTTCCTTCTGCCTGTGCAAAAGGTGGTGTACTGGCCATGACACGATCTTTGGCAGTAGAATGGGGTAAATACGGTATTCGTACCAATGCCATTGCACCAGGGCCTTTCCCGACTAAGGGAGCCTGGGAACGCTTGCTGCCGGGAGACCTTGCGGAGAAGTTCGACTTTAAAAACAGGGTTCCATTGAAACGTGTTGGAGAACATCAGGAACTGGCCAATCTGGCAGCCTTTCTAATCAGTGATTTCGCCGGGTATATTAATGGGGAAGTCATCAGTATTGATGGCGGAGAATGGCTGCAGGGTGCCGGTCAGTTTAACGGGCTCGAAGCCATCCAGGACGACATGTGGGATATGTTTGCACAAATGACGAAATCGGCCAAAGGAAGTTAA
- a CDS encoding 3-oxoacyl-ACP synthase III family protein: MMHRSKIAGIGYYVPKNVYTNDDLSRFMDTNDAWIQERTGIKERRFADRLEETTTTMGVEAAKIAIERAGTTAQDIDFVIFATLSPDYYFPGCGVLLQREMKMKEIGALDVRNQCSGFVYALSIADQFIKTGMYKNILVVGSEKHSFAMDFETRSRNVSVIFGDGAGAVVLQPATKDGQGIMSTHLHSDGADAEILAMYYPGASANKWLKDKPGYPDQELGGLFMTTEQLESGAALAHMDGPAVFKKAVVKFPEVIKEALEANNLTPADLDMLIPHQANLRISQYVQQLLGLSDDKVFNNIQKYGNTTAASVPIALCEAWEAGKIKEGDLVCLAAFGSGFTWASALIRW, translated from the coding sequence ATGATGCATCGTTCAAAAATCGCCGGAATAGGTTATTACGTGCCTAAGAATGTTTATACCAATGATGATTTGTCCCGTTTCATGGATACAAATGATGCCTGGATACAGGAGCGTACAGGAATAAAAGAGCGCAGATTTGCAGATCGCCTGGAAGAAACGACCACTACAATGGGTGTGGAGGCCGCGAAAATTGCCATCGAACGTGCAGGAACAACAGCACAAGACATTGACTTTGTCATCTTTGCCACCTTAAGTCCGGATTATTATTTTCCTGGATGCGGCGTTTTGCTGCAGCGGGAAATGAAGATGAAAGAGATTGGAGCATTGGATGTGAGAAACCAATGTTCAGGATTTGTGTACGCCCTTTCCATTGCCGATCAGTTCATTAAAACCGGAATGTATAAGAATATCCTGGTGGTGGGCAGTGAGAAACATTCTTTTGCCATGGATTTCGAAACCCGCAGCAGGAATGTGTCTGTGATCTTTGGTGATGGTGCAGGAGCAGTAGTTTTGCAGCCTGCTACAAAAGATGGACAAGGGATTATGAGTACACATTTACATAGTGATGGTGCAGATGCAGAAATTCTGGCCATGTATTATCCCGGTGCAAGTGCTAATAAATGGCTGAAGGACAAGCCAGGGTACCCGGACCAGGAATTAGGTGGTTTATTTATGACCACAGAACAGCTGGAGAGCGGTGCTGCATTGGCCCACATGGATGGCCCTGCTGTATTTAAAAAGGCGGTAGTGAAGTTTCCGGAAGTGATCAAGGAAGCGCTGGAAGCGAATAACCTGACACCTGCGGATCTGGATATGCTAATTCCGCATCAGGCAAATTTAAGAATCAGTCAGTATGTACAGCAGTTACTAGGGCTGAGCGATGATAAAGTTTTCAATAATATTCAAAAATATGGGAATACCACCGCGGCTTCTGTGCCGATCGCTTTGTGTGAAGCATGGGAAGCGGGGAAAATTAAAGAAGGCGACCTGGTATGCCTGGCCGCCTTTGGATCAGGTTTTACCTGGGCCAGTGCTTTAATCAGATGGTAA
- a CDS encoding ATP-dependent Clp protease adaptor ClpS → MSTETKEETFTLEEILTSLKTVHRLILWNDDVNTFDHVIYCMMKYLDYSESQAEKIAMEVHNKGKCAVLEGSFTEMEVYRKILQQEGLTVTVD, encoded by the coding sequence ATGTCAACAGAAACAAAAGAAGAAACCTTTACATTAGAAGAGATCTTAACCTCATTAAAAACCGTCCATCGGCTGATCCTTTGGAATGATGATGTAAACACATTCGACCATGTCATTTACTGTATGATGAAATACCTGGATTACTCAGAAAGCCAGGCAGAGAAAATTGCTATGGAAGTCCATAACAAAGGAAAATGTGCGGTATTGGAGGGTTCCTTCACAGAAATGGAAGTTTACCGTAAAATCTTACAGCAGGAAGGTTTAACCGTTACTGTCGACTAA
- a CDS encoding thioredoxin family protein, translating into MVNYSNIFDKDGISYAAYRELIDQLLLEKKTTGEDDSEAMLHYTKMNVQRMSRVDKTVALNEDLLEALKNLKKQYRFLVISEGWCGDAAQIVPIFNKIASAFPEKINLKFVLRDQHLSLIDAHLTNGGRAIPVLLILDEAGQVVCKWGPRPKVLQALLKEWKNASTDMMLIAEQLHGWYAKDKTQSTQEELREVIQQLD; encoded by the coding sequence ATGGTAAATTACAGTAATATTTTTGATAAGGATGGGATCAGCTATGCGGCCTATCGCGAATTGATAGATCAGCTGCTGCTGGAAAAAAAGACCACAGGCGAAGATGATTCGGAAGCCATGCTGCATTATACCAAGATGAATGTGCAGAGAATGAGTCGGGTAGATAAAACCGTGGCGCTAAATGAAGACTTGTTGGAAGCCTTAAAAAACCTTAAAAAACAATATCGTTTCCTGGTCATTTCTGAAGGATGGTGTGGTGATGCGGCACAGATTGTTCCTATTTTTAACAAAATTGCGAGCGCTTTCCCGGAAAAAATTAATTTAAAATTTGTGTTGAGAGATCAGCATTTATCCTTGATAGATGCACACCTGACAAATGGTGGCAGAGCGATTCCCGTATTACTGATTTTGGATGAGGCCGGACAGGTAGTTTGTAAATGGGGACCTAGGCCGAAAGTGCTGCAAGCTTTATTAAAGGAATGGAAGAATGCCAGTACGGATATGATGCTGATCGCCGAACAGCTCCATGGCTGGTACGCCAAAGATAAAACGCAAAGCACACAAGAGGAGCTTCGCGAAGTGATTCAACAGTTAGATTAA
- a CDS encoding outer membrane beta-barrel family protein, producing MKNPLHKVLFLTLAICITTVKLNAQTTGDGKITAKVVDAKTNETIPFATAVILNRKTKALVKGVQTDINGNLSMVGLPKGVFTFKLSYVGYQTMVRDSISINGTVNNINLGTIKMSTAKGTALNEVTITAPKSTIQLGVDKKIFSVDQSLVSEGGSASDLLQNVPSVTTDIDGNVSLRGSTGVKVLIDGKPSLIAGGNVAQILQSIPASSIESVELITNPSAKYDAEGQSGIINIVLKKNKKLGLNGNLALTAGNRDNYNASTSLSFQNSKVNLYGNYSYRYGNRNGGGYNNISYLNSASPIAFANQNTISESLDKGHNAKAGLDYYLTDKDVLSFAAGFNLRDNDRTEFLDINKLNALNQPVELSNRVNSNLGSGGSYDLNLDYSHKFKKPREEITFNLSFSEGTNDNLQLYNTDIYNINGVPVSQRPELIRNDGSGLNRNYNAQTDYTLPIGKTGKLEAGYRSQIRIAENSTFSEIYHNNVEGYRPNLDLTNDFNSKDQVHAIYANYQNSVKNFGYQVGLRAEDATLDTKLGVYNTAGQLSYIPGKVAYTRLYPSIFLTQKLEKEQQVQLSYSRRVNRPRGWDTNPFLDVSDPLNYRQGNPNLKPEDVHAFELSYSKFWPKVTFISTAYMRQTNDVIQRIRTEPDDNGITITTPENLTKEISSGLELIGRFDVVKAWNFTANANLYQSKINGVPAFGIIENSGFTWNANLTNNFVLPYGITLQVKGDYRARQVMAQGTRNAMYGLDAGAKYDFKNKKSSLSLNVRDIFNTRAWSMTTSTNNSITDFRRYMQGTMGNITYSYRFGKTDFKSKKGKRPDQSEMRSDEESF from the coding sequence ATGAAGAATCCGTTGCACAAAGTACTATTTTTAACCCTTGCCATTTGTATTACAACTGTAAAACTTAATGCTCAGACTACCGGCGACGGTAAGATTACCGCAAAAGTAGTAGATGCAAAAACCAATGAAACCATTCCATTTGCCACGGCCGTTATCCTCAACCGGAAAACAAAAGCGCTGGTAAAAGGTGTCCAAACTGATATCAACGGAAATTTATCCATGGTAGGCTTGCCAAAAGGAGTTTTTACCTTTAAACTGAGTTATGTGGGCTACCAGACCATGGTCCGTGATTCCATCTCCATCAATGGTACAGTCAATAACATCAACCTGGGCACCATCAAAATGAGCACTGCCAAAGGAACAGCCTTGAATGAGGTGACGATTACCGCACCAAAAAGCACTATACAATTGGGGGTGGATAAGAAAATATTCTCCGTGGACCAAAGTTTAGTGAGTGAGGGTGGCTCGGCCTCCGATCTTTTACAAAATGTACCTTCTGTTACCACAGACATTGATGGAAATGTAAGCTTAAGAGGTTCTACAGGGGTTAAAGTACTCATCGACGGAAAACCTTCGCTGATTGCTGGCGGAAATGTGGCGCAAATCCTGCAGTCTATTCCGGCAAGTTCTATTGAAAGTGTCGAGCTGATCACCAACCCATCTGCGAAATACGATGCAGAAGGCCAATCAGGGATCATCAACATCGTGTTGAAGAAAAACAAGAAACTAGGGCTTAATGGAAACCTGGCTTTAACTGCTGGAAACCGCGACAATTACAATGCAAGTACCAGTTTAAGCTTCCAGAATAGCAAAGTAAATCTTTATGGAAATTACAGCTACCGTTATGGCAATAGAAACGGTGGTGGTTATAACAACATCAGCTACCTGAATTCTGCCTCACCTATTGCCTTTGCCAATCAGAATACCATTTCGGAATCTTTAGATAAAGGACACAATGCGAAAGCAGGTCTGGATTATTACCTGACGGATAAAGACGTGCTGAGCTTTGCTGCAGGTTTTAACCTGAGAGACAACGATAGAACCGAGTTCCTGGACATCAACAAATTAAACGCGCTCAATCAGCCTGTGGAACTGAGCAACAGAGTAAATTCCAATCTGGGATCTGGCGGTAGTTATGACCTAAACCTGGATTACAGCCATAAGTTCAAAAAACCAAGAGAAGAAATCACCTTTAACCTAAGTTTTTCTGAGGGAACCAATGACAATCTGCAGCTCTACAATACGGATATTTACAACATTAATGGTGTTCCGGTTAGTCAGCGTCCGGAATTGATCCGTAACGATGGAAGCGGCCTCAACAGAAATTATAACGCACAAACAGATTATACACTGCCAATAGGAAAAACAGGAAAACTGGAAGCTGGTTACCGTAGCCAGATTCGCATTGCGGAAAACAGTACTTTTTCTGAAATCTACCACAACAATGTAGAAGGATACCGACCAAATCTGGATTTAACCAATGATTTTAACAGTAAAGATCAGGTACATGCCATTTATGCCAATTATCAAAACAGCGTTAAAAACTTTGGGTACCAGGTAGGATTGAGAGCCGAAGATGCCACATTAGACACTAAATTAGGCGTATACAACACTGCAGGGCAGCTGAGTTACATCCCTGGAAAAGTAGCTTACACCAGGTTATATCCAAGTATCTTTTTAACACAGAAACTAGAAAAAGAGCAGCAGGTACAACTGAGCTACAGCAGAAGGGTAAACAGACCGAGAGGCTGGGATACCAACCCTTTCCTGGATGTTTCAGATCCATTAAATTACCGTCAGGGGAATCCTAACCTTAAGCCAGAGGATGTACATGCCTTTGAATTGAGCTACAGTAAATTCTGGCCAAAGGTAACTTTCATTTCTACCGCTTATATGCGTCAAACAAATGATGTGATCCAAAGGATCAGAACAGAACCTGATGATAATGGAATTACCATTACGACTCCTGAAAACTTAACCAAAGAAATCTCTAGCGGACTGGAATTAATCGGTAGATTTGACGTGGTAAAAGCCTGGAATTTCACGGCCAATGCCAATTTATACCAGAGTAAAATCAACGGTGTTCCTGCATTTGGAATCATAGAAAACTCAGGTTTTACCTGGAATGCCAACCTGACGAACAACTTCGTATTGCCTTACGGCATTACCTTGCAGGTAAAAGGAGATTATCGTGCACGTCAGGTGATGGCACAGGGAACCAGAAATGCCATGTATGGCCTGGATGCCGGTGCTAAGTACGACTTCAAAAACAAGAAATCATCTTTAAGTCTGAATGTAAGAGATATTTTCAACACCCGTGCCTGGAGCATGACCACCAGTACGAACAATTCTATTACCGATTTCAGACGTTACATGCAGGGAACGATGGGTAACATCACTTACTCTTACCGCTTCGGAAAAACAGATTTCAAGTCTAAAAAAGGCAAAAGACCTGACCAGTCGGAAATGCGTTCCGATGAAGAGTCATTTTAA